In Candidatus Tectomicrobia bacterium, a single window of DNA contains:
- a CDS encoding cyclase family protein gives MPRYIDISCEIKSGVPIPPGVPQKVKHTTAYRGPYSHHWQATWLELSAHTGTHVDSPLHVVKGAPTVGAIDFQLYMGEAVMLDVTSMGKPNAVIKAAHLEKHEKKCRAGDIIVVRTDWGRKMFGTLEYYTKSPYIDVSAAKWLVARKPKAIAFDFFEEYDARRTDFDSTEFKVHHVMLGAGVVLIEGLDNLDKVKKERFFMMALPIKIADAEAAPARAIAIVD, from the coding sequence ATGCCCCGCTACATCGACATCAGCTGCGAGATCAAGAGCGGCGTCCCCATCCCCCCGGGCGTCCCCCAGAAGGTGAAGCACACCACCGCCTACCGGGGGCCCTATTCCCACCACTGGCAGGCCACCTGGCTCGAGCTCAGCGCCCACACCGGCACCCACGTGGACAGCCCCCTGCACGTCGTGAAGGGCGCCCCCACCGTCGGGGCCATCGACTTCCAGCTCTACATGGGCGAGGCCGTCATGCTCGACGTCACCTCGATGGGCAAGCCCAACGCGGTGATCAAAGCGGCCCACCTCGAGAAGCACGAGAAGAAGTGCCGCGCCGGGGACATCATCGTGGTGCGCACCGACTGGGGCCGCAAGATGTTCGGCACGCTCGAGTACTACACCAAGTCCCCCTACATCGATGTCTCCGCCGCCAAATGGCTGGTCGCGCGCAAGCCCAAGGCCATCGCCTTCGACTTCTTCGAGGAGTACGACGCCCGCCGCACCGACTTCGACTCGACCGAGTTCAAGGTGCACCACGTCATGCTCGGGGCGGGCGTCGTCCTCATCGAGGGCCTGGACAACCTGGATAAGGTCAAGAAGGAGCGCTTCTTCATGATGGCCCTTCCGATCAAGATTGCGGACGCCGAGGCGGCCCCCGCCCGCGCGATCGCCATCGTGGACTGA
- a CDS encoding cupin domain-containing protein: protein MPVYSWKDVPEKQLNNIVRGRIVQTKNVMACRITAPQGGKVKTHTHPFDQITHLLRGKFLWQIEGEEPRIVQAGDVLVLPAGTPHGGEVLEEAEYIDIFSPPNPDFGWDK from the coding sequence ATGCCTGTGTACAGCTGGAAGGACGTGCCGGAGAAGCAGCTCAACAACATCGTGCGGGGGCGCATCGTCCAGACCAAGAACGTCATGGCCTGCCGCATCACCGCCCCCCAGGGGGGGAAGGTCAAGACCCACACCCACCCCTTCGACCAGATCACCCATCTGCTGCGCGGGAAGTTCCTCTGGCAGATCGAGGGGGAGGAGCCCCGCATCGTCCAGGCCGGGGACGTGCTGGTGCTCCCGGCCGGCACCCCGCACGGGGGCGAGGTGCTCGAGGAGGCGGAGTACATCGACATCTTCTCCCCGCCCAACCCGGATTTCGGTTGGGATAAGTAG
- a CDS encoding glycosyltransferase family 2 protein, protein MLLSVVIPCYNEEATIRQVVERVKAVPLSLEIIVVDDGSTDGTRGVLAGLEGDGVRILHQPENGGKGAALAAGFAAARGDVLVVQDADLEYDPADLPDLLGPIQRGVADVVYGSRFGGRPQRVHMFWHKVGNRCLTFLTNLLFNTTLTDMETGYKMFRREVIAGITLRSRRFDVEPELTAKIFKAKRWRVYEVPISYYGRSYDEGKKITWRDGAVAMWTLLRYRFWD, encoded by the coding sequence ATCCTCTTGAGCGTGGTCATCCCCTGCTACAACGAGGAAGCCACCATCCGGCAGGTCGTGGAACGGGTGAAGGCCGTCCCGCTCTCCCTGGAGATCATCGTGGTGGACGATGGCAGCACGGACGGGACGCGCGGCGTCCTGGCCGGGCTGGAGGGGGATGGGGTCCGCATCCTTCACCAGCCGGAGAACGGGGGAAAAGGCGCCGCCCTGGCGGCGGGTTTCGCGGCCGCGCGCGGGGACGTGCTGGTCGTCCAGGACGCCGACTTGGAATACGACCCCGCCGACCTTCCCGATCTCCTCGGGCCCATCCAGAGGGGGGTGGCGGACGTAGTTTACGGCAGCCGCTTCGGCGGAAGGCCCCAGCGCGTCCACATGTTCTGGCACAAGGTGGGCAACCGCTGCCTCACCTTCCTGACCAACCTTCTCTTCAACACCACCCTGACCGACATGGAGACGGGCTACAAGATGTTCCGGCGGGAGGTCATCGCGGGCATCACCCTGCGCTCGCGCCGTTTCGACGTCGAGCCCGAGCTCACCGCCAAGATCTTCAAGGCGAAGCGGTGGCGGGTGTACGAGGTGCCCATCTCCTACTACGGCCGCTCCTACGACGAGGGGAAGAAGATCACCTGGCGGGACGGCGCCGTCGCCATGTGGACCCTGCTGCGCTACCGCTTCTGGGACTGA
- a CDS encoding NAD(P)/FAD-dependent oxidoreductase — MSEAFDGILIGGGHNSLVCGAYLAKAGMKVAVLERASVIGGGCSTREVTLPGFKHNLHSNYYVGLDRSPILDDLELHKYGLALVYPEQQQGCVFRDGTGFVIHRDVEKTVKSIARLNKKDAKTYRELHVKFTEGMLDIITSFMYCAPLPPDEMAERFSGPLGREFWAYNDLSMYEAVDQHFEDERLRVLFKLFLGSFTLENTPKTGIFFPRIFSRIANFGLPVGGSANFARALERVIVQGGGKVFTDAAVREIAVRGGEATGVALDDGTRLQAGKFVASGVNWPLTVQLAGESHLGKELSAAAKKYKWASHALCTIHLALKKAPDFKAAKFEPDINRTFNIFWGADTTEEIDECFEDIHRNDLPRLMGNGGSNSLFEPSYAPEGAHVGFWWPFAPYELNGEGAKGWDRHRKELTQEFIKAWQAYAPNVNKSNILGSYLYTPYDIAKGNANMPRASHHVGAYIPEQLGFNRPHPKVSQFRTPVKGLYLCGSSSHVGGAVTGAPGYNCANAIAEDLKLKRTWKPVSAPRI, encoded by the coding sequence ATGTCCGAAGCATTCGACGGAATCTTGATCGGCGGCGGGCACAACAGCCTCGTCTGCGGCGCCTACCTGGCGAAGGCGGGGATGAAGGTGGCCGTGCTGGAGCGCGCCAGCGTCATCGGCGGGGGCTGCTCGACCCGCGAGGTGACGCTCCCCGGCTTCAAGCACAACCTCCACTCGAACTACTACGTCGGACTGGACCGCTCCCCCATCCTCGACGACCTGGAACTGCACAAGTACGGCCTCGCCCTCGTCTATCCCGAGCAGCAGCAGGGGTGCGTCTTCCGCGACGGCACGGGCTTCGTCATCCACCGCGACGTGGAGAAGACGGTCAAGTCCATCGCCCGCCTCAACAAGAAGGACGCGAAAACCTACCGCGAGCTCCACGTCAAGTTCACCGAGGGCATGCTCGACATCATCACCTCGTTCATGTACTGCGCGCCCCTCCCGCCGGACGAGATGGCCGAACGCTTCTCGGGCCCGCTGGGCCGCGAGTTCTGGGCGTACAACGACCTCAGCATGTACGAGGCGGTGGACCAGCACTTCGAGGACGAGCGGCTGCGGGTGCTCTTCAAGCTCTTCCTGGGCTCCTTCACCCTGGAGAATACGCCCAAGACGGGGATCTTCTTTCCTCGCATCTTCTCGCGCATCGCCAACTTCGGGCTGCCGGTGGGCGGCAGCGCCAACTTCGCCCGCGCCCTGGAGCGCGTCATCGTCCAGGGCGGAGGCAAGGTCTTCACGGACGCCGCAGTCAGGGAGATCGCGGTCCGCGGCGGCGAGGCCACCGGCGTGGCGCTGGACGACGGCACGAGACTCCAGGCCGGGAAGTTCGTCGCGAGCGGGGTGAACTGGCCCCTGACCGTCCAGCTCGCGGGGGAGAGCCACCTCGGCAAGGAGCTCTCGGCCGCTGCCAAGAAATATAAGTGGGCCTCCCACGCCCTGTGCACCATCCACCTCGCCCTCAAGAAGGCTCCGGACTTCAAGGCGGCCAAGTTCGAACCCGACATCAACAGGACCTTCAACATCTTCTGGGGCGCGGACACGACCGAAGAGATCGACGAGTGCTTCGAGGACATCCACAGGAACGATCTGCCCCGCCTCATGGGGAACGGCGGCAGCAACAGCCTCTTCGAGCCAAGCTACGCCCCCGAGGGCGCCCACGTGGGCTTCTGGTGGCCCTTCGCCCCCTACGAGCTGAACGGCGAGGGGGCCAAGGGATGGGACAGGCACCGCAAGGAGCTCACCCAGGAGTTCATCAAGGCGTGGCAGGCCTACGCCCCGAACGTCAACAAGAGCAACATCCTGGGCAGCTACCTCTACACCCCCTACGACATCGCCAAGGGCAACGCCAACATGCCGCGGGCCAGCCACCACGTCGGGGCCTACATCCCCGAGCAGCTCGGCTTCAACCGGCCCCACCCCAAGGTGAGCCAATTCCGCACCCCGGTGAAGGGCCTCTACCTGTGCGGGTCGAGCTCCCACGTGGGCGGGGCCGTCACCGGCGCGCCCGGCTACAACTGCGCCAACGCCATCGCGGAGGATTTGAAGCTCAAGCGGACGTGGAAGCCGGTTTCGGCGCCCAGGATTTGA
- a CDS encoding ABC transporter substrate-binding protein, which produces MRAKDAPRTIRVAHSPDSDDAFMFHALANGKIGTGRYEFVHELRDIETLNRAAFEGTYEVSAVSFHAYCHLADRYAILPHGASFGDGYGPVLVARRPMVKEEVRGAEIAVPGLLTTAYLALRLYLGGAEPQHRVVPFDRIMEEVAGGSVPCGLLIHEGQLTYAEEGFHLVEDLGAWWKKETGLPLPLGGNVIRKDLGPEAVREVSRLLSASIAYALDHREEALDHAMRYARDLPREKADRFVGMYVNDWTRGYGERGKEAVRVLLRRAYEAGIVPRRIEPEFTE; this is translated from the coding sequence ATGAGGGCGAAGGACGCGCCAAGGACCATCCGCGTCGCCCACAGCCCGGACTCGGACGACGCCTTCATGTTCCACGCCCTCGCCAACGGCAAGATCGGCACCGGGCGCTATGAGTTCGTTCACGAGCTCCGGGACATCGAGACGCTGAACCGGGCCGCCTTCGAGGGGACCTACGAGGTCAGCGCGGTGAGCTTCCACGCCTACTGCCACCTCGCGGACCGCTACGCCATCCTCCCCCACGGGGCGAGCTTCGGGGATGGCTACGGCCCCGTCCTCGTCGCGCGCCGGCCCATGGTGAAGGAGGAGGTGCGGGGCGCGGAGATCGCCGTCCCGGGCCTCCTCACCACGGCCTACCTCGCGCTCCGGCTCTACCTGGGAGGAGCCGAGCCCCAACACCGCGTCGTCCCCTTCGACCGGATCATGGAGGAGGTGGCGGGGGGCTCCGTGCCCTGCGGCCTCCTCATCCACGAGGGCCAGCTCACCTACGCGGAGGAGGGCTTCCACCTCGTCGAGGACCTGGGCGCCTGGTGGAAGAAGGAGACGGGCCTGCCCCTGCCCTTGGGCGGCAACGTCATCCGGAAGGACCTGGGCCCCGAGGCGGTGCGCGAGGTGAGCCGGCTGCTCTCGGCGAGCATCGCCTACGCCCTCGACCACCGGGAAGAGGCCCTCGACCACGCCATGCGCTACGCGCGTGACCTCCCCCGGGAGAAGGCGGACCGCTTCGTCGGGATGTACGTGAACGACTGGACGCGGGGCTACGGCGAGCGGGGCAAGGAGGCGGTCCGCGTTCTCCTGCGAAGGGCGTACGAGGCGGGGATCGTGCCCAGGAGGATCGAGCCCGAGTTCACGGAGTAA
- a CDS encoding dienelactone hydrolase family protein yields the protein MQPFRYASPDGLPIEGYMALPAGASAPAKSPCLLFLHGQIGFWRSYRPYALQLARLGYGVLYINYYSARMVNLKEGMRPFPERVERFHFLLEDMARGVDTLAAHPRCEGGGVTLVGFSLGGSYAFQVAARRPGKVAGIVSFYGGYRFRPLMDTWDIRLSYYFADEDGRLWHQWFARQDPQALIGKVRSPVLLLHGRRDAWIPYQQAREYHGALRERNIPADLVLLPRANHDFMFSLDPSPGQQAVSYLVEFLERRVVAALRRGCSPGGYGALPPCPEPVPLHTVGRPEKLAAPLLTPAGSHPRR from the coding sequence TTGCAGCCCTTCCGCTACGCCAGCCCGGACGGCTTGCCCATCGAGGGCTACATGGCCCTTCCTGCCGGGGCCTCGGCGCCCGCCAAGAGCCCCTGCCTGCTCTTCCTGCACGGGCAGATCGGCTTCTGGCGGTCCTACCGGCCTTACGCCCTGCAGCTGGCCCGGTTGGGGTACGGCGTCCTCTACATTAACTATTATTCGGCCCGGATGGTGAACCTGAAGGAAGGGATGCGCCCCTTTCCCGAGCGGGTCGAGCGCTTCCATTTCCTGCTCGAGGACATGGCCCGCGGGGTGGACACCCTGGCGGCGCACCCGCGCTGCGAGGGGGGCGGGGTGACGCTCGTCGGCTTCAGCCTGGGAGGGAGCTACGCCTTTCAGGTGGCCGCGCGGCGGCCGGGGAAGGTGGCGGGCATCGTCTCCTTCTACGGCGGCTATCGCTTCCGGCCCCTCATGGACACCTGGGACATCCGGCTCTCCTACTATTTCGCCGACGAGGATGGCCGGCTCTGGCACCAGTGGTTCGCCCGGCAGGACCCGCAGGCCCTCATCGGGAAGGTCCGTTCCCCCGTCCTTCTCCTCCATGGGCGGAGGGACGCCTGGATCCCCTATCAGCAGGCGCGGGAATATCATGGGGCGCTCCGGGAGAGGAACATCCCGGCCGACCTGGTGCTTCTCCCCCGGGCGAACCACGACTTCATGTTCAGCCTGGACCCCTCGCCCGGCCAGCAGGCGGTGAGCTATCTGGTGGAATTCCTGGAGCGCCGGGTGGTGGCCGCGCTGCGCCGCGGATGCTCTCCGGGCGGATACGGGGCCCTCCCCCCCTGCCCCGAACCGGTCCCGCTGCATACGGTGGGACGGCCCGAGAAGCTAGCGGCGCCCCTCCTCACGCCCGCTGGATCCCATCCCAGGCGTTGA
- a CDS encoding MFS transporter, translating into MDAKKKFNLFALSASHGLNSFYMYLLIPVLPLIVKEYDLSYVEAGILVSAYSLSNSLFQFPFSFLADYTGRWRTVLALSHLIQALPVLFYAYAGSYRLLLLLGFISGLGSAAYHPPAVSLITRELPGRRGFTMAIFNGGGDVGHIVTPALVGWLTAYLMSWQAAVQVLVLPGLVWAALIWLRFRDQGSQGQAMRQAARSTIGALFRNRRLMLLVTLSTFRITGFRGLMTFLPLLLTQSFGYDVRQAGWILSGYFVLGTVATLFVGQWSDRLGGNRTIFIVVMTFMTAAALSSLSWVNSVPALLLAVASVGVLLTPVPSLVLAVGTELVEERQRSSSVGLIYGMNEGASTLSPIIGGLVAQSFGLRLVFLFYALMFAAGGVVAILLHRERLRPQAKLAGETA; encoded by the coding sequence ATGGACGCCAAAAAGAAATTCAACCTGTTCGCCCTCTCCGCCAGCCATGGCCTCAACTCCTTTTACATGTACCTCCTCATCCCCGTGCTCCCGCTCATCGTGAAGGAGTACGATCTCAGCTACGTCGAGGCGGGCATCCTTGTTTCGGCCTATTCACTCTCGAACAGCCTCTTCCAGTTTCCCTTCTCTTTCCTCGCCGACTATACCGGCCGCTGGCGCACCGTTTTGGCTCTCTCCCATCTCATCCAGGCCCTGCCCGTCCTCTTCTACGCCTACGCGGGGAGCTACCGACTGCTGCTCCTGCTCGGCTTCATCAGCGGCCTGGGGAGCGCCGCCTACCATCCTCCCGCCGTCTCGCTGATCACGCGGGAGCTTCCGGGCCGCCGGGGCTTCACCATGGCCATCTTCAACGGCGGGGGCGATGTCGGGCACATCGTCACCCCGGCCCTGGTGGGATGGCTCACCGCCTACCTGATGAGCTGGCAGGCGGCCGTCCAGGTGCTCGTCCTTCCAGGCCTCGTCTGGGCCGCCCTCATCTGGCTCCGCTTCCGGGACCAGGGTTCTCAGGGGCAGGCCATGCGGCAGGCGGCCCGCTCCACCATCGGCGCCCTGTTCCGGAACCGGCGCCTCATGCTGCTGGTGACGCTCTCGACCTTCCGCATCACCGGCTTCCGGGGGCTGATGACCTTCCTCCCCCTCCTCCTGACCCAGTCCTTCGGCTACGACGTCCGGCAGGCGGGATGGATCCTGAGCGGCTATTTCGTGCTGGGCACGGTGGCCACCCTCTTCGTGGGCCAATGGTCGGACCGGCTCGGCGGGAACCGCACCATCTTCATCGTGGTCATGACCTTCATGACGGCGGCGGCCCTGTCGAGCCTGTCGTGGGTCAACTCGGTGCCGGCGCTGCTCCTCGCCGTGGCCTCCGTCGGCGTCCTGCTCACGCCGGTGCCGAGCCTGGTGCTGGCCGTGGGGACGGAGCTGGTGGAGGAGCGCCAGCGCTCAAGCTCGGTGGGCCTCATCTATGGTATGAATGAGGGCGCGAGCACGCTCTCGCCCATCATCGGAGGCCTCGTGGCCCAGTCGTTCGGGCTCCGCCTCGTTTTCCTGTTCTACGCGCTGATGTTCGCGGCGGGAGGGGTCGTGGCCATTCTCCTGCACCGCGAGCGGCTGCGCCCCCAGGCGAAGCTGGCCGGAGAGACGGCATGA
- a CDS encoding MFS transporter yields MTQANLVGVSPAGPAPAAESFPWAAMAILVFAHFVVDSLVSMLSPLLPLLREKFQLSLSQAGLLVTTLSLSNAFAQPLTAVVVDRWPRLPWLVVGLGGSAFAMTAIGWAPSYTLVGVAVLFGGCMAGLCHPDMSLRASNLSQRYKGLAVSAFVTGGRLGFSFGPLVAIGVAGTFGMEWLWVYALIAVGAALAVRWGLPDPPAAVQIGAGGPSLLRGLQASLREAGLPLVILTGITFCRAMVNINLMGFLPTLYVERGLGLWQGGTANAILLFFGGLGVMLGGVLADRIGMRTIVVTAQVLSFLSLSAFLASPPGLGMAILAAVGISMYLMMGVGIAYAQEMMPNNRGFASSMMLGVAWGMASFSVYPISKVAEQVGLHSAFWILPGFLVVSFLLSLLLPRKAAPARQASRG; encoded by the coding sequence ATGACCCAGGCGAACCTCGTAGGCGTCTCCCCCGCCGGGCCCGCCCCCGCCGCCGAGTCCTTTCCCTGGGCGGCGATGGCCATCCTGGTCTTTGCGCACTTCGTGGTGGACAGCCTCGTCAGCATGCTCTCGCCGCTGCTTCCTCTCCTCCGCGAGAAGTTCCAGCTCTCCCTGAGCCAGGCGGGGCTGCTCGTCACCACTCTCTCGCTGAGCAACGCATTCGCCCAGCCCCTCACCGCCGTAGTGGTGGACCGCTGGCCCCGCCTCCCCTGGCTCGTCGTGGGGCTGGGCGGGAGCGCCTTCGCCATGACCGCCATCGGCTGGGCGCCGAGCTACACCCTCGTGGGCGTGGCCGTCCTCTTCGGGGGCTGCATGGCGGGCCTCTGCCATCCCGACATGTCCCTGCGGGCGAGCAACCTGAGCCAGCGGTACAAGGGGCTGGCCGTGAGCGCCTTCGTGACGGGAGGGCGGCTCGGCTTCTCCTTCGGCCCCCTTGTGGCCATCGGGGTGGCGGGGACGTTCGGGATGGAGTGGCTTTGGGTCTATGCGCTGATCGCCGTGGGCGCCGCGCTGGCGGTGCGCTGGGGTCTGCCCGACCCGCCTGCGGCCGTTCAAATTGGGGCGGGCGGCCCTTCCCTCCTTCGGGGCCTGCAGGCGTCCCTGCGGGAGGCCGGGCTTCCACTCGTCATCCTGACCGGCATCACGTTCTGCCGCGCCATGGTGAACATCAACCTGATGGGCTTCCTCCCGACCCTTTACGTGGAGCGGGGGCTGGGGCTTTGGCAAGGCGGGACGGCGAACGCCATCCTACTCTTCTTCGGCGGCCTGGGGGTGATGCTCGGCGGCGTCCTGGCCGATCGCATCGGCATGCGGACCATCGTCGTCACCGCGCAGGTCCTCTCCTTCCTCAGCCTTTCGGCGTTCCTCGCCTCGCCCCCCGGCCTGGGCATGGCCATCCTCGCCGCGGTCGGGATCAGCATGTACCTGATGATGGGGGTGGGCATCGCCTACGCGCAGGAGATGATGCCCAACAACCGCGGCTTCGCGAGCTCCATGATGCTGGGAGTGGCCTGGGGGATGGCGAGCTTCTCGGTCTATCCCATCTCGAAGGTGGCCGAGCAGGTGGGGCTCCACAGCGCCTTCTGGATCCTGCCAGGCTTCCTCGTGGTGAGCTTCCTCCTCTCCCTCCTCCTCCCGAGGAAGGCCGCGCCCGCGCGGCAGGCATCGCGCGGTTGA
- a CDS encoding redoxin domain-containing protein, producing MRRAWPLFQDKKIRVVAVSPAEGAAAEAVCGMLGSPFICLGDPAGKAYDAFGLVQAEVSQLINFRTFSRGLWAMLRGHRHGQTIGDRSRLPGAFIIDGEGTIRWGRRGRDAADHPTAQDLLNAWDGIQRA from the coding sequence TTGCGCCGCGCGTGGCCGCTGTTCCAGGACAAGAAGATCCGGGTGGTCGCCGTGAGCCCGGCGGAGGGGGCCGCCGCCGAGGCGGTGTGCGGGATGCTGGGCTCTCCCTTCATCTGCCTGGGGGATCCGGCCGGAAAGGCATACGACGCCTTCGGCCTCGTTCAGGCCGAGGTCTCGCAGTTGATTAACTTCCGCACCTTCTCGCGCGGCCTCTGGGCCATGCTGCGCGGGCACAGACATGGCCAGACCATCGGCGACCGCTCGCGCCTGCCGGGCGCCTTCATCATCGACGGGGAGGGGACGATCCGCTGGGGGCGCCGGGGGCGGGATGCGGCCGATCATCCCACGGCGCAGGACCTGCTCAACGCCTGGGATGGGATCCAGCGGGCGTGA
- a CDS encoding cyclase family protein — protein MELIDLAQTIAPGGYARPFHPTPEIAPMMTHEESSKRFKGKFSFMAMSFKLSDHSSTHVDAINHFNPAPGSPSIDQLPLARFVTGGLCVDFSNIPARTFIEPEHIEAELKRHGLKIEKGDTFLYHSGHYEKWFHDKDKWWTEFAGLSRKGAEYLADHGVGNVGCEPFTIENPVTMTPDADEPYPAHQVCRERNMLNTENLVIPKRLVGKRFTFIGLPLKLKGGTGSPIRAVAMLD, from the coding sequence GTGGAGCTGATCGACCTCGCCCAGACCATCGCCCCCGGAGGCTACGCCCGGCCCTTCCACCCCACCCCCGAAATCGCGCCGATGATGACGCACGAGGAGTCCTCGAAGCGCTTCAAGGGCAAGTTCTCCTTCATGGCGATGTCCTTCAAGCTCTCCGATCACAGTTCGACCCACGTGGACGCCATCAACCACTTCAACCCGGCGCCCGGCTCCCCCTCCATCGACCAGCTCCCCCTCGCCCGCTTCGTGACGGGGGGCCTGTGCGTGGACTTCTCCAATATCCCCGCGCGCACCTTCATCGAGCCCGAGCACATCGAGGCCGAGCTCAAGCGCCACGGCTTGAAGATCGAGAAGGGCGACACCTTCCTCTACCACTCGGGGCACTATGAGAAGTGGTTCCACGACAAGGACAAGTGGTGGACCGAGTTCGCCGGCCTGAGCCGCAAGGGGGCCGAGTACTTGGCCGACCATGGCGTGGGGAACGTGGGCTGCGAGCCCTTTACCATCGAGAACCCGGTCACCATGACGCCGGACGCGGACGAGCCCTACCCCGCCCACCAGGTGTGCAGGGAGCGCAACATGCTCAACACCGAGAACCTCGTCATCCCCAAGCGCCTCGTGGGCAAGCGCTTCACCTTCATCGGCCTGCCCTTGAAGCTCAAGGGCGGCACCGGCTCCCCCATCCGCGCCGTCGCGATGCTGGACTGA
- a CDS encoding cupin domain-containing protein — protein MAFYNWDLLPLSHDRPGAAHRRIFGDNMQMQHLIMEPGGTPTKPHNHPDHEEFFYIQAGEWEFTLEGDTRILRPGDVVHVPKGAMHMLRMTTHEPGMLLEVFCPVFNTDLAKDRHLYTTDAIRQRTAEAQKGH, from the coding sequence ATGGCGTTCTACAACTGGGACCTACTTCCCCTCTCCCATGACCGTCCCGGGGCGGCCCACCGCCGCATCTTCGGCGACAACATGCAGATGCAGCACCTCATCATGGAGCCGGGCGGCACGCCCACGAAGCCCCACAACCATCCCGACCACGAGGAGTTCTTCTACATCCAGGCGGGGGAGTGGGAGTTCACGCTCGAGGGCGACACGCGCATCCTGCGCCCGGGCGACGTGGTGCACGTCCCCAAGGGCGCGATGCACATGCTCCGGATGACGACCCACGAGCCGGGCATGCTGCTCGAGGTCTTCTGCCCCGTCTTCAACACCGATCTGGCCAAGGACCGGCATCTCTACACCACCGACGCCATCCGGCAGCGGACGGCGGAGGCCCAGAAGGGCCACTAG
- a CDS encoding methyltransferase domain-containing protein, translating into MAQPPRFDEKAARRVEAVYTTPDVAGQRALVLEALGLRPGERVLDVGVGPGFLAREMAGAVGPGGSVEGVDVSPAMLELARARLEGLPCASLREGDALHLPFGDEEFDAAAAIQVYEYVKEIDRALAELFRVLGPGGRAAILDTDWGSLVWRARDGERARRVMEAWDEHLADPHLPRTLSGRLRRAGFDILRREAVPILNPEYNPGTYSAGMIGLIVPFVIGRRGVTKEEAKAWAEDLKALGERGGYFFSLNRYLFLVRKPGGAQRAQAESS; encoded by the coding sequence GTGGCCCAGCCGCCGCGCTTCGATGAGAAAGCCGCCCGCCGCGTCGAGGCGGTCTACACCACGCCGGACGTGGCCGGCCAGCGGGCCCTCGTCCTGGAGGCGCTGGGGCTCAGGCCCGGGGAGCGCGTCCTGGACGTGGGGGTGGGCCCGGGTTTCCTGGCCCGGGAGATGGCCGGGGCCGTGGGGCCCGGGGGCTCGGTCGAGGGAGTGGACGTGAGCCCCGCCATGCTGGAGCTGGCCCGGGCGCGGCTGGAGGGCTTGCCGTGCGCCTCCCTGCGGGAGGGGGACGCTCTTCACCTGCCATTCGGCGATGAGGAGTTCGACGCCGCGGCGGCCATCCAGGTGTATGAGTACGTGAAGGAGATCGATCGGGCGCTCGCCGAGCTTTTCCGGGTGCTGGGCCCAGGGGGCCGGGCGGCCATCCTGGACACGGACTGGGGCTCCCTCGTCTGGCGAGCGCGGGACGGCGAGCGGGCGCGCCGCGTCATGGAGGCCTGGGACGAGCACCTGGCCGACCCCCACCTGCCGCGCACCCTCTCGGGCCGGCTGAGAAGGGCGGGGTTCGATATCCTCCGCCGGGAGGCGGTGCCCATCCTCAACCCCGAGTACAATCCGGGCACTTACAGCGCAGGGATGATCGGCCTCATCGTCCCCTTCGTCATCGGCCGCCGGGGCGTCACCAAGGAGGAGGCCAAGGCCTGGGCCGAGGACCTCAAGGCTCTGGGCGAACGAGGGGGGTACTTTTTCAGCCTCAACCGCTATCTCTTCCTCGTCCGCAAGCCGGGCGGGGCGCAGCGCGCGCAAGCGGAATCTTCCTAA